The window TTTAAACACTTTTAACAATTTAAGCTAAATGCTACCTATAACATACCTATCTACTTAATATCACTacgccttataaaacaaagtccccgtcgcgtctgtctgtttgtgtgtttgttcgcgataaactcaaaaactactgaacggattttcatgcgggttttacctatcaatagagtgattcttgaggtgtataatttgttaacccgtgcgaagccggggcgggtcgctactAGTCGCTAGTATGTACCTGTCTACAGTTTAAAAACATTACACTCCCATCTATTAAAGTCGGctaaaaaatgcaataactcGTATAACTGACACTGAGCAGCATTTGAACTATAAAAATCTAATTAAGTCAGGATCAGATTTCTAAGAGTTGAATGCCACTCGTATACGGTACCtacttgtttttagggttccgtacccaaagggtaaaacgggaccctattactaagacttcgctgtccgtccgtccgtctgtcaccaggctgtatctcacgaaccgtgatagctagacagttgaaaaaaaagaaaagacaggctcccatacaacaaacgtgatttttgaccaaagttaagcaacgtcgggaggggtcagtacttggatgggtgaccgttttctttttgcttttttttgttttttttttgcattattatacggaacccttcgtgcgcgagtccgactcgcacttgcccggtttttttatcggTCATACGAAACAACACCTTTAAATGACGTACTTAAATATTATAGCATGCTGAACAAATTGGATGTTCGGCATGAGTCATGCTACACGTATTACATATCTCATATTATATATGAACTTACAGAATCATGCAAATTCAACTTGTTTAAACAACAGCACGTGACTTTTGAAAGTAAGATAGAATTAGAAAGGGTTGTGCCGTTGGAAAATTACCTAAATTGCGAAATTTCCACATTAAAAAAATTCGGaaacttttcatatttttgtatgtagACCGAAAATGTTTGTTTCCAAATTGAAAGTTTTCTCAATTTCCTTTGAAATGTTCCTTACTTCCAACTTTTTGAAACTTTCCTCAACTTGCACATCTGTAAAACTGACAacagattaaataatattttacaaattcGATAGAGAAAGCTCGTTCCGCAGTTTATCACGCCTCTGCAGCCTAACCtaaatttattttgaaataaacacgattttcaactgacattttaatttaaatcttcATATCTAGCCAATAAGGTTGATAGTTTATCGGATTATTTCGCACAGATTACTGTGCCCTTATTCCGACGCAGACAATGACACGGCCAACGCGTTTCCCTGACTGTCCATCACGCGGACATTCAAATTAGTGTTCTGAAGCGACATGctggttaacttataaataAGCTCTCGAAAGCGGCACAATGACATACGACGCAGGTTGTTGTCAAactctataccgggtgtgacctgtaacacgagcaaataattaaaacatagattatactcctcaaacggttaCACTTtggttcagcaacttttaaaaattatgaagtattttgactccctatttttcatacaaaataaatattatcttcaatggacgccatcgccacgccatatcattgtgattgtcacgacttaaacataacaaaattcgcaatacattgcgtcttagaataaactttaaagtgtattaaaaatcaaaccacaagttatttttaaaagtcgctgaacaaatgttgatcagtatgaggagtacagcctacagttaaattttttgctcatattacaggccacacccggtatacatttttcattctatttttaaaaagtcTAAGAGTTCTTGGCACTGTCCCATTATTTAACACTTTCAATTTAATTTACCAATTACATCATGTAAAATGGCATTTAAGTAACACAGTAAACAACAGCAACCAAAGTACAAAACTAGACTTGATGCCAAATGCCAATCCGtactatacaatacaatacaatacaatactctttattgcacacctcacatacacgtagtttacaataaataccGTAGTTTAccgtactatagttcgtttttttagcattagaaataaggtaaacaatcttggtgtgtcttttaattgaaaaacacattttaaaaataagttacggcaaatatcatatgtaacaattatgaatctaatacgatcaattatattcttctgctttcataagtaatagtttttgatttttaaaaagcgtttttcaattaaaagacatgtcaagatcgcttaccttcttgcaagttctttctaatgctaaaaaaaactaactataatggATCATAAAACCAAACTACATGCCCCTTCAACTTTACCTACATgaaaaaaagtaattataaataaacaagatagAGTTAGTTAGTTTAGTGACGTCATCCAATCTGGTGAAGTGTTTCCAAGGGTCACTACCTACCTTCGAATTTCCTGAGCGACCCCATTTCCCAATATCCGGCGAAGGGGAGGGGAACTGTACATAACTACTTATATAAAACAAAAGACTTGCATGTCCAAATATACCACTGGGGAATTTGACTATATAATGCCTAATTGTAACGTTTTACAGGTTGAACCACGCAAGGCCCAAAGTCCCATTTATGACGAAAAAGTACCAATTTAAACCGGCACTCATAATGattacttataaaatattttttagggttccgtacccaaagggtaaaacgggaccctattactaagactccgctgtccgtccgtctgtcaccaggctgtatctcacgaaccgtgatgttgaaattttcacagatgatgtatatatttctgttgccgctataacaagaaatactaaaaagtgcggaaccctcggtgggcgagtccgactcgcacttgtctggtTTTTTTTATCTCTTTTTGATCTGGGTATTTAATCTGGGTCTAGTGTGTCTAGAAACGTATTTATAAGAGTTTTCGCATGTTTTTATAATTTGTCAGGATTCAAAGGCTACGGTAATGGCTTACCAACTGAAAGACTGAATGCTGGTTTAATTCCCACTGACagctgaaaaattaaaaaaaatgtatcactCTGAAACCACTAATAAATTATGATATAAGTATTGTTTACGTAgaaataaatcatttaatacttacctaaatatgatctgttttacaataaataggcagtacatttaaataggaatataataaattaacgtaagcttaaataaatgattttacaaGTCATTCCTCTCATTGATACTTaagtaaaaatgtttatatcTTTTGTTCTACGGGTGTATGAGAGCATAATTTACATATTCAAACGACATCTTCCGGTCAATACTGTTCATAAATATCGAGATGAATCATTCGTTACGACGAACAAAAGGCTGCCGTCATTGCTAATTTTACCATAATTATAATGAAACAGCTTCCTTAGCTAGCTAGTAGCCAAAAGGACAAAGTATCTAATAAATATGTCGTTATTTATGAATACCTACACCTACATTAAGTGTTTCTAATTGCCTTCGTAAGGTATctaaaatgaaaacaaaaaaaaagcgaaAAGTTCGTTAACTCCACgtctttttgtttaaaaagcAAATGTTTACCAAATAGTTAACAAAGCAATCGTTACGTATAGACTTCCAGTTAACATCCTATAAACGTACACAACGTGCATCCAAGTGTACACACGAAACGTGGAAACATCCGCACACACCATTCCGAgaaattataaatacaactcgACCTAATTTCGTGTTTggatattaaaaaatgttacacaatttttaatgtCAGCAAGTGTAATCGCTGGAACACTTGCATGATCGCTATAGCATGCGTATGCGTTGATATGAGCTAACTTAATTCATAAAACATTTTGACACGACTGTTTTCTCCTGGCTAATATATCTTGAGTTCCAGATTCATAATAAGTATACGTAATCGGAGAATACGCTCGTTAGTATGAGGCCCGTTTGCTTGTGAATAACGGCCAAGTGCGTATAATCAATCATGTTTTAAATAATGTTCTTGCGCATGCGCGTCGCCTGTTAATTAGGACCTCTAACCAATTAAAGCTCACCCATAACCGTACAATATCATACGCAATATCAGTAAACGCGTAATgggatttttaataaaaagaaatgTCAGAAACTGTGACATTCGCTATCCGATGCTATATGACGAACCCACATTTCGTAAACGAGCGTGAATGTACCCATTACCACCCATTTACGCCGTGAAATTAATGTCACTCGATGTGACAGGACAGGACTGCAAGTCATTTATTTTCACCTTCGACATTGGCATTTTGATCGGGAGCATTACTTTAGGGCTTCGTTGATGAAACAGGGTCAGCGAATGTCACGACGATGGCTGGTCGATTGTAAAGTTTAATTGCTAGCCTTCTTAATGCATCATTTATCCTGAACTTACGAGGGGGCAATTAACGACGACAATGGTAGTTATCGTTTTATTGGGCATATTTTTAGTTGTCAATGAAAATTATGTAGGGTTTGTTTATTGAAGATAGTAAGATGTAAGTACTCTCATGTCTGAAGTCTCTCTCAGTAGTGCTAGTAAGTATGTAATCTCGAGACCGATGTTGTACCGCAGAAACGCTCATGTGTTTTATCGACACAACCATACAATGAGTCTCGACATTAATAAAACGATCTTAATTTAACTGCTGTGACGTTAATTTATCATTTGTAGATTTCATGTTTTTTACAATGAAGtattaagttttttaaagtatgtatttttacgtaattttcgCTAGAATTGCCAAGTCGCTGAAAAAGTATACGAGTCGATATGAGAGTCTGATTCGAGTTCTTACTAGATTATTTTCGCCATTGTATATACTTATATCATCATCgtaatacaaaatacatatcCCAGTTGAACTGGCTCAATTACTTTATCCGGTAGACGTATCCGTTTGGTTTGGTCGACCGGGTTAGTGTAATTGTGCCCTAAAATTGACTTACTTATTTTGGTAACGACTATGACATTAAAATCCTACTTCTTTAAAGCAAATTGGCAAGAGTCAaaccaattttttaaatatatttgttcAATTTATCGTAACTTTTTTTACGACCACATAAAATTTATCAAACACTGATTTTGTTGCTTTTCATGTGGCCACAACAGCTATTTGCGACGTTTTCTTTATTACAATGCATTTGATTGAATACTGAATGCAATTAAGTAACTCTCGAAAGAACTAAATTGATTTTCTTAACCAACGTCAACAAAAAACCacgtcaaataaaaaataaaaaacactgCATTCGTAACTGTAAAGCGCAAATCTATTTCGTAAATGAACTGCCACTCAGTTTTTATCTTCAAAAACACCGCTTTGTAATTAAAAGAAAACCTTGTCTTCGTTATGCTACATAACAGTTTACTTacatttacctactatttgctTAATGAGGCACAAAATAAGGAATGCCGAAAAAATTTAAACGAATGAGCATTGAATAAATTAACGAGTGTACGCTCTATattcaatatttaattatttacataacATATGTTAAGTATATCATTTtgaaaaagaattaaaatacattttcaacAGCAGGCTATATACCTAGACGTCTTTTTTGGCAGcctttcaaatatttatttgattgtTTGCCACCTCTTTTACtatgaattgaaattgaaagagGCAATCATGGGACATGGAGTTAGTATCTGAATTGAGATTATAAATTTGTACATAACACAAGTTAACACAATATTTACAGAAttaaaggtacaaaggcgaacttatccctgtagGTATCAGTATTTTGTTTCAGTGTTAAAGTCGACTGTAACCTAAAATTCAACGTGAAAGCTGCAACATCAGATGCAGTAACACATCAATCAATACAATTAAGACATTTCGAACCATTCGCCCATTAACACGTTTAGCGCCGCACACATTTCCGTGCTCGCTAGTTTGCGCAACATACATAATTCACATAAAGCACACCTTTACAAAAATCATAAAGATCACAAAGGGCGTTTATCTGGCATTTTGTGGGTCAGACGCAATCGGCCGATCTGATTGGGAGGACGACCTTATAACGGTTCTTTTTATCCGACTTTAGAAAGGGAGGATCAAAAGTTGGAGTTTTTTTTATAGCAAATCCAAAAGTCTATTATATGAATTTATTTTCCAACGCACATCATAGCGTCAAACAAAACTGCTGATCGAAACTGCGATTTTgctatcttaaaatattacgataccTAATTATTTAGTTCAGTTTAACTTCAGGCATTTATACCAAAGTTACACCATAAAGACCTTACAAATGCCGtcatatttcataaaatatctaTAAGATTTCTAAAGTTGAAAGAATTGTTAGTTTTCCGTTTAAAATATTACCATTGACTCATCTCCATTATACTAGGAACTTTTAAACTAAATTGCCAACGTTGGGGTAGAGCCAAGAAAATCGCGACGATTTTTCCGCCAGACACTATACATGTACAGTTGTACACATACAAGTATAGTTGCCTGCGTTAGTCACACATTTTAGAAGTCTGTAGTCTCCTTATAGGTCATCGACTTGTTAAAAGAATCCCTACAACTGCGTTATAATCTCGAAGGTTCGTTGGTTCCACCTGGAGCTGGAAATGATGTAATATCTTAATTGCATTATCAACAGTTCTTTAAACTGTGCGTTTTTACATTGATGTATTTTGCTAGAATTTTTCCATAATGCTGCTTGTGCTTATTACgtgtaggccaagcaataagaaggtatagagggaaatgctaggaacacaatttttgactccgtaactttgtttggactagttaggaggtgaacatatcaaaagtccggGGGGCCGGAGCCCCGGTGCTGgtgggagaggggggaaagaaggtctcattagTGTACTGACGTATAACGACTATACTGGATGTGATCAACACATTGTATAGGTACTCATAGTTCTGATGAACTGTACAATTATATACAGCATTTCATTTTCCTTGCCGCGCTGCATAACGCGAGACCATGCGGGACTGTTTGATGATCTCATATTAAGTACAAGGAATTCTAACAAACTCAAAGCAAATTTCTTCGGATTTCCCATGAGGCTGATAGGTGAAATCATGAAATGTCTCTCTTTGACCTAATACCTAGAGTTCACTATACTTACTAATACTATACTTCAAAGAGCCAAATGTGAAAAATCACTTGAGCACATTTTCAAAATAGAGCACTTTTGCGTTATTCGATTAATTTTGCGTTAGGTACTATGTACTGTCTATACTATACTAAACTTACGTACCTACTACAGAAAAGATCGGTCGTTGCTCCACTGTTCGACTCTCAAGGTAGGCCGACGACTCCTCACGTCCCACATTCGCTTTCCTGCTACTAAATCTCTTCTGGGTATCTCcataaaacacgttttaatgTTTCATTTGTGTCCCTTCTGCTTATTTTGTTGTACATTTTGACTAAAATTGGTATCGTTTAACAGTAGGTGCATTTAAGAAAAACTTAACTACAATTATATTGTTATAACAATTGGATTAAGGCATGAGGGGCGTCATAGAGCGAGTTTTTGAAGCAAACCAGCACGCAAATACAGACGTTTTACAGTATCGTATGTAGGTGCTGCAACACGACTGCACTTTGCTGCTGGACTCAACTACTTACAGCACTCCGCACCTCCGCACTTACTTAAAGCACTCCGTCATAGCGACTATGAAGATTTAGCTAGAGATAACTACATTCTGCTCACTTATTAACTGGAATATCAGttcaagaaaaataaaataaacattcgcTATTCATTCCTGTACAAGAAAGATAAGTTTACTTTGCTGTCTTTCATCATGAACTGCAAATTCATATCCGTGGATAGTTTTATCTCGGATGTCGTAACGCGAGATACACCCGCTCTGTGGGTAGACTTGCGCGCCCTGCCACCCACGCAAACTTACCTATTCTGCCCGATCCAGACGCCTTTCACTCATTCTATCCTTCTCATTTCAACCGGGTGCAAGCCTAAACGCACTAGACGAGTAATGTTGTACGTTCCAGATACGGTCGGAATAGGGAGGCGAGTACAATCGTCAACATTTCTATTGCACTCCCACGTAGAACTTCTAAGGTTTATTGACCTTTTAATTGTACTTAGATATTATTGCTCGATAATAAAACGTTGCAGTTTCTCAATGCgcattagagttagaccaatataagtctgcaacgtttgatagcacacgcgctgcaagttttatttatacgtcataaagtCATAGAactttaacgtttaaaataacacttgcactgtgtgtgctatcaaaatcattacaGGCTTTTCTTGGTTGAACTCCACCTACGTATTTCAATATGAAGTCTAATTTcggttattttatttcaaattttaaagtGTCGTtcgtaatttcaaaattaaagtAATTCTAGTTACTCgttttagttacttattttttcCTAGGTCTCCATTTTCTACCAATGATGATGCTGGGGACTGGTTCACGATGGGAGTGtctaaaatacttatttattatttattttatttattcagaacACATACAGTCATACATGATACATAAGTCAGAAGTACATAATACGCACATACCTAAATCTTTCTACTAACTAAAAAGACCTGGAGGTTCTTCTAGGATgtaactaaaaacaaaatccaTTTGTTATACCttaaaattactttaattttattcattttcatGTGACGGAACATAATAACTTTTTAATCAATCAGCATCACATTCTTGTCATCGTTGTAACTATTGTACGTACTACCGTGTGGACACAAACAACCGGTTGTGTTTGTCACATTAACAATCAACATCGATGAATAAAGCATGTGTTGTGTGAATGACTAAATAAGAAGGGACCagcgggcctaccgcgaactacgttcgacgtgttgcctctctgtcgcacttgtaaatttgtacgtaagtgtgatagggaggcaacacttcgaacgtggttcgcggtaggccctctgttatTATAGAACGATCAAGTATCGTGTGATAGTGTGGTAGAGTAAACGAGTTCAGTACAAGTTTTAGTTGACCATATCATGTCATTCGTATAGTCACTACTTAAGgaacccactgattaacagtccgccggacggtatcggcctgtcagttagaacaaaattttgacagttccgaacaactgacaggccgataccggccggcggactgttaatcagtgggccccttaatactGTAACGAAGTGTAATGTGTCATTCGTGTATGTACTTAGTGACTTACGAATGAAGGTTATGAAGGTAAAAGTTATTCCTAACGAATCATTAACACTGCATTGTCATGTGCTACTAACTTTCAAGTTTATAACTTTGTAACTACCTACAACTACGAGCCTATATAATATgtcttattcaaattatactTTGGTACCTAAAACGTATGTGAAAGATCTTACTAATAGATGTTATCTACTACTTACACATTCAACTATACTTagtgtagtaggtaggtatatacatactACACCATAAGAGAACAATATATTAGACaatattttagtaataccactgtatatatatatatcttttttgtaaataaatacttatgaaTTGTAATATgaaaatttcattaaaaaaaaagacaaagaTGACAATTAATAAATCATAATCTCTAGCTATAATAGACGATCACCGGAAACAAAATCAACTGTCTCTAAACTTTTATTCTATTAGGCACCAATTCATTTCATTTTTGACGACCATAATATTGAAATCATGTTAATTATCATACTTACCTTAACaattaataatgaaattaatttatagACCTAAATTGAATTAATTTATAGACCTACTGTACGAAGATATCGTTatatgtacggtcagccaagaaagtggtctaccacttttcgactctatcaatcagatgatagagtcgaaaagtggtaaaccactttcttgactgactgtacctacatcaaaacatcaacaaataaaaatgcaatCTGCCGAGAAAATCTAATCCAAAAAGTTAATATAATGGTTTCATAGTTTAATGGAACTCTAGCTTGCACATATGCAGTTATGCACAATGCATTAAGTGGCATGTCCGTCTTGAGCGAGCTCTTTATACCGCGACTACGCTCACCGTGGCGCCAGACATTCCAAAGATCTAAACTAAGATGGAAAACACTAGAAGTGGCCTTTGATAATCGACAGCCGCATACGGGACACGAATCTTAATCACATTTTCTTTCAATACAGTTCAATGTTTGCTGTCAATTTGAAATTTAAggagtttacttttaattttagcTCATGGTAAGTAATGTCTATTGTTGAAATGACTAATTGACTTATCCATTAGATGGCGATGTTAAAACAGATAATTCATACCGATTAAAATCTCCTACTTTTGTAGATAATTTTAGGTCTATTCCcgtgttattttatttgtgtaatTTGCTGTTCATGTAAATTCACAAATCTTATGCGATTTTTTTGcgattataaaatattataatgcgTTTACCAATCAAAACAAGGAGGTCGATTCTAAATCAGCGAGGTCGTATAAAAAATAAGACCAAAACCGAAACATGTTATTAACTCTGAATCGGGCGCAAGTTTTttctaaaatacctacttatcttAATTCATGAACACAACTCCTCTCCATTCCATCAAAGGGATTGTCAATTGCGTCCAAGCCACATCCAGCCACCTCCGTCCGTCGCGAATGTGTGTGTGAAATGGTTATTTCAACCAGTTTCAATCTCTGCTTCATTAGCGCGGCGATTTGTGTAATTACTCGTCTAGGATACGGCCAGTGCCTTACAAGGAGCGAAGTGGAGCTTACGGAGCATTCTTGAAATGTATCGTGTATGATGAGGGTACATATAAGTGACATAGCTATGGTACAATCAGCAATACTATTCGCTTAACACCTTTGCATAGAAACTTCTAAGCAGGGGGGATATTACCTTTTCTCTGGAGCTGACTGTATTTCGATTGTCTTTGTGTGATGTGCCGTCGGAAAGATTCTTTTGAAAATTTTCCGAAAggcacgtcaagattgtttacctttatttatggctaaaaaaacgaactatagttttaaCCATTGTCTAAGGTAGGTGTTATAACGGGCTCGTACATACCGACACACCTATTGTAATACTCGTAcacaaatattaaacatactctACCAACCTACCATATCAACCTACGTTAGCTTGTAAACTAACGGGTTCACAATCATACGGTGTCATATACATTATATGCATAcctaactagcgacccgccccggcttcccacgggttaacaaatacatctaaaccttccttaagaatcactctattgataggtgaaaaccgcatgaacatccgttcagtagtttttgagtttatcgcgaacgaacagacgcggcgggggacttttttTATGAGATATAGATgatgacacagaataaataatagtactaggtacagaagactcactctctaacaaaacgcatctgttacgatcagcacagatatggccgctaggtgacgacagcgccacgcgcggcttatggcaaaccccaaaattggggccgaacggatgcacttttagctacctgtagggctgtagcaaagcgacggaatcgcggagtgagtcacgcctggtgATGATGAAATTTATGAATAACGTGTATTCTGTTTTGTTTCAGGATAAAAAGTGCAAAAACCCGTTAAATGCATTAGGAGACGAGTGGTGTCCGGGTCACAAGGAAAAAGCTCACGTCGAGACCATCGCTCGTGACGGCTTGATGTTCAGCCCAGAGTACCTGGAACAGGTGGCTGAAATTAACTCGGCGAAGGTCACTCCTCTGAAGCTTAATGGATACCGCCCAGTGAAAGGAATCCAGCAAAAGGTACATTTTTATTCTTATAGAAAATGTGTGAAATTAGGTATGATGATGGACAAAATAAGATGGTATATCCGTTTGATAAAAATGGTGGCTGCTTTATACCATTGTTGAAAAATCAATATAGAAAATGCGCATATCTCATGCACAGTTTGACAATTTTCAACCCGTTATTTAGTTCAGTGGTTTGGTTTAAGGCCGGAGAatgctttaaataaaaataacgagaCTCCAACAGTAAGCCACAATAACCTAAGTCAATTAAGTCCAGGCTTTTCTTGCAATTTTTAGTTTAGAATCTGAAATGCCTATCTACATGCTGGTAATGGTGCTATCTCGTCTCGTAAAGCCTTAATTATTATACCCGTATGTACTTgtgtttaatgtaattttaattgtcATTCTCACgttagaaataataattatattttttgttcgcAGCCGCGTTACAACGTTTACAACACGACGCAACCGTCAGGAAAATCGAGCGTTTTTGTAAAATTAGATATGATTAACAATAAACTACAAGTTATTACAACGGTGAAAGAAGGATTTTGCTCGCAGAATTCGCCAAAGTTCGAGTATGTTTTTGTGGAAGTGGGTATAGAGGGTGTTGAGAAGAAGGCTGTGCTGAAGTATGTGGTGCCGTGCGGGTGCGGGTGCTCGGGGGAGGTGGTCCCGGCTGACCAGGAGTACTGCCACGGGTTCGGCAACTTGACCTGCGGAGCGTGCCAATGCAACGACGACAGGTGAGAGAGAGGTCGTCGATTATTCATTATTCAGCTTATTAAGGCAAACGTTCTAGTGCtagacatgctaatgcccaatagatgacaccttgctgtcacctctattgacaattacTCAAGTTTCAAGGTGACATGTACTGGAACTGCGTCGGGCACCAGTACGTTTTCCTTATGCTTTATGATGAGTATACCTTACACTATTATTCAAAAACCGCTTTtggtaatatatttttaacgtttTGGAGACTCTTCATCAGTTAAGTCGTGCTGCCACGAtgcccatttttaatctaaccgaaagttttttttaataggaaAGGAAAGTTTTGTGAGAAGAAAAACTGCCAAGACCGCGGAGATGTATCAACGTCTTGCATTGGATCTTCAAACACCAAGGTAAGTCAGTCTTTCGACGTGTTCAGTTTGATAaatcaatatcatcatcatcgtcagaATCATCTTTTAATGACTGTGACATTTTTCATATATACGATTAACGTAGAGGAAAATGCTTACCTTTTCTCGCCTATGTATGAGTTAGTTAGCTTCAACAATGGGCGATGTTTATCCGAAGTGGAAAGGATGAAAAATGATCGCACATACTTAAGCAGATGTACCTATGCACTGCTCAGAAGATAATTTATTATTCATACATTTTGAAAAGGTCACTAATTTGTAATGTttgcaatatttttaacagGAGCAGTGCTCAGGAAACGGCGTTTGTGATGAATGCAACAAATGTCAGTGTTACGACGAACCCACAATACAAGGATCACAATATTTCGACCCAGACAATGATTGCAAAGATCT is drawn from Cydia fagiglandana chromosome 4, ilCydFagi1.1, whole genome shotgun sequence and contains these coding sequences:
- the LOC134663518 gene encoding integrin beta-6-like, translating into MTIKMGLRCFLVLVSMIHFGCALECHNVFSVEKTTCDECIRCGGIWCSDPKEDKKCKNPLNALGDEWCPGHKEKAHVETIARDGLMFSPEYLEQVAEINSAKVTPLKLNGYRPVKGIQQKPRYNVYNTTQPSGKSSVFVKLDMINNKLQVITTVKEGFCSQNSPKFEYVFVEVGIEGVEKKAVLKYVVPCGCGCSGEVVPADQEYCHGFGNLTCGACQCNDDRKGKFCEKKNCQDRGDVSTSCIGSSNTKEQCSGNGVCDECNKCQCYDEPTIQGSQYFDPDNDCKDLCTTINYSECHVDCLISNTEGPCEACGGHDFIQSWNETLLDQRDEFNRKMWVNCSVNSEGRILVYWAMKINTFIYMMRNDQADSGALVNTAGRNVTIPVVIGLIAAIAAAVAAAVGYVMWKGQGALPAAGSNYANIEPEDSVGVNPLYKPPTSSFKNPMYAAKS